One stretch of Novosphingobium pentaromativorans US6-1 DNA includes these proteins:
- the tnpB gene encoding IS66 family insertion sequence element accessory protein TnpB (TnpB, as the term is used for proteins encoded by IS66 family insertion elements, is considered an accessory protein, since TnpC, encoded by a neighboring gene, is a DDE family transposase.), whose protein sequence is MIPAGARVWIAMGHTDMRKGMQGLALQVQQGLKRDPHGGDLFVFRGRTGSLIKIIWHDGIGMSLYSKRLEKGRFVWPSAKDGIVSLTNAQLSCLLEGIDWRNPQYSWRPQSAG, encoded by the coding sequence GTGATCCCAGCGGGCGCGCGGGTGTGGATCGCCATGGGCCACACGGACATGCGCAAGGGGATGCAGGGGCTGGCCTTGCAGGTCCAGCAGGGCCTGAAGCGCGATCCGCACGGCGGGGACCTGTTCGTGTTTCGCGGGCGAACGGGATCGCTGATCAAGATCATCTGGCACGACGGTATCGGCATGTCGCTCTATTCCAAACGGCTCGAGAAGGGACGCTTCGTGTGGCCTTCGGCGAAGGACGGGATCGTCTCGCTGACCAACGCGCAGTTGTCCTGCCTGCTGGAGGGGATCGACTGGCGTAACCCGCAGTATTCCTGGCGTCCGCAGAGCGCCG
- the tnpA gene encoding IS66-like element accessory protein TnpA — MGQITVMTGPERRRRWRDEERFQILAEAFAPGACVADVARRWDVSTSLIYTWRRNLRREQAEGAALPMADVTFAQAVLAEDEKPDGCDRCAAITVELGEGRLIRISAGAPAALVSATLKALR; from the coding sequence ATGGGGCAGATCACGGTGATGACGGGGCCGGAGCGGCGACGTCGGTGGCGGGATGAGGAGCGGTTCCAGATCCTGGCCGAAGCCTTCGCACCGGGCGCATGTGTCGCGGACGTGGCACGGCGGTGGGACGTATCGACCAGCCTAATCTACACATGGCGGCGCAATCTGCGGCGCGAACAAGCCGAAGGGGCTGCCCTCCCGATGGCGGACGTGACCTTTGCCCAGGCGGTCCTCGCCGAGGACGAGAAGCCGGACGGCTGTGATCGCTGTGCCGCGATCACCGTTGAACTGGGCGAAGGCCGACTCATTCGCATTTCGGCCGGAGCGCCCGCCGCACTGGTCAGCGCGACCTTGAAGGCGCTGCGGTGA
- a CDS encoding IS5 family transposase codes for MERGWCLGDRCRNAGRDHGGQRPLQHRQYHSSRPRLGSGRKRGTHRRALGRSRGGFTSNLHCLADALGRPLAFHLTVGEAADCKAYEELIGLPERTPDALLADKGYDADAIRANPAARKIEAVIPGRSNRRVKIEHDQALYKQRNRIERMFGHLKINRAIATRYDQLANSFLGIGHLATARYWLKFVQAA; via the coding sequence CTGGAGCGAGGCTGGTGTCTGGGAGACCGTTGCCGTAATGCTGGACGAGATCATGGCGGACAGCGGCCACTACAGCATCGACAGTACCACAGTTCGCGCCCACGTCTCGGCAGCGGGCGGAAAAGGGGGACTCATCGACGCGCTCTTGGCCGCTCGCGGGGCGGGTTCACCAGTAACCTTCACTGCTTGGCTGATGCCCTTGGACGACCACTCGCCTTCCACCTGACAGTTGGCGAAGCGGCGGACTGCAAGGCTTATGAAGAGCTGATCGGCCTGCCGGAGCGCACACCGGACGCGTTGCTTGCCGACAAGGGCTACGATGCCGACGCAATCCGGGCCAACCCTGCCGCCCGAAAGATTGAGGCTGTCATACCCGGCCGGTCAAACCGCCGAGTGAAGATCGAGCATGATCAGGCGCTATACAAGCAGCGCAATCGCATCGAGCGCATGTTTGGTCACCTCAAGATCAACCGCGCTATAGCCACTCGCTACGATCAACTGGCCAACAGCTTCCTCGGAATAGGCCATCTCGCCACTGCCAGATACTGGCTCAAATTTGTCCAGGCCGCCTAG
- a CDS encoding TonB-dependent receptor encodes MRSGSFLLFSSSVIAIPLAAAPAWGADTSGSAPDAASVKGETIVVTGQRLAKTARAEQKKAMNIQNIQSAETIAKYPDVNSAEALSRMPGVSLSIDTAEGRYVNIRGLDGNFNGATFGGVVLLNTSPSYTYFNAAGRAVEFDTVPIGAVDRMIVTKTGLPDHDAEGIGGSVELSPRTAIGAKRLYAHVTLGGGIETDQNTGLYRDEVVVGGPLGGTNADGDAPFSFVLSQFLYNDKRSFDDLESAYINDQVNGTPDKAFDALELRRYNYNRKRFGYSGEFDFTPNSENRIFLRANVAGYNERVLRNRLEIDGLGDSVVTDPSNAKGFIATGASTVKTLRDSDVKEQNVVLQLGGDHHLGTVHIDWFAAYSRATYKKYTDYNTEFAGPSDLTIAYDNTTNPDYPVFKVLGGGSVTDPANYALDTIKNATENSRDREWSYALNAATPLHLAADDELKIGGKLRYREKISAPYAGKYAYDGATLLLSDAASGSAVTNFYNTGTNIGPNIDTGQMTKLFNGSGTALSLDTGSYFDDTENIAAAYIQYRASIGKLGILTGVRYEHTKAIYRGIGDSIMNGAVQTGPLSTPHSYDNVFPTLQLRYQAMPNLIARATYSTGIARPGFYQTLQATSIDVGGGVVSTGNPDLKPMYGHSFDASLEYYLPDSGIISVGAFDKEIKSFIVTRAVRGSYPGITGTALIQTYENVSGAYARGIEANFVDKFTGLPGLLGGLGIDANLTYVSSAVALRDGEGSVAMPGTIPWSWNAAVFYERGPVQLRLSSQFESTVLFGVSDSRATDVFQDSRYTLDFNGSYDFSKNVQFYANAKNLTNAPLRFYEGTPNRPIQREFYDVTLEGGVKLRF; translated from the coding sequence ATGAGGTCCGGATCTTTTTTGCTTTTTTCGTCGTCTGTAATCGCTATTCCCTTGGCTGCTGCGCCCGCCTGGGGGGCTGATACGAGCGGTTCCGCGCCGGATGCCGCCAGCGTCAAGGGCGAAACAATCGTGGTGACAGGACAGCGGCTGGCGAAGACTGCTCGCGCAGAACAGAAAAAAGCCATGAATATCCAGAATATTCAATCCGCCGAAACGATCGCGAAATACCCGGACGTCAATTCCGCCGAAGCGCTGAGCCGCATGCCTGGCGTCTCGCTGTCCATCGACACGGCCGAAGGCCGCTACGTGAACATCCGCGGCCTCGACGGCAACTTCAACGGTGCCACCTTTGGCGGCGTCGTACTGCTCAACACCTCGCCCAGCTACACCTATTTCAACGCTGCGGGCCGCGCGGTCGAATTCGATACCGTGCCGATCGGCGCGGTGGACCGGATGATCGTCACCAAGACCGGCCTGCCAGACCATGACGCGGAGGGTATCGGCGGTTCCGTGGAGTTGAGCCCGCGCACCGCCATTGGCGCCAAGCGGCTTTATGCCCATGTCACACTTGGCGGCGGCATCGAAACCGATCAGAACACCGGTCTCTACCGCGATGAAGTGGTCGTCGGCGGCCCGCTGGGCGGCACGAACGCCGATGGCGATGCACCGTTCTCCTTCGTGCTGAGCCAGTTTCTCTACAACGACAAGCGCAGCTTTGACGACCTAGAATCGGCCTATATCAACGATCAGGTGAACGGCACGCCCGACAAGGCCTTCGACGCGCTTGAACTGCGCCGCTACAACTACAATCGCAAGCGCTTCGGCTATTCTGGCGAGTTCGATTTCACGCCGAACAGCGAAAACCGCATATTCCTGCGGGCAAACGTTGCGGGATATAACGAGCGTGTGCTGCGGAACCGCCTTGAAATAGACGGTCTGGGTGACTCGGTTGTCACCGATCCGTCCAATGCCAAGGGCTTTATCGCGACCGGCGCCTCGACCGTCAAAACCCTGCGCGACAGCGACGTCAAGGAACAGAATGTCGTGCTGCAACTGGGTGGCGATCATCATCTGGGCACCGTGCACATCGACTGGTTCGCGGCCTATTCGCGCGCGACCTACAAGAAGTATACGGACTATAACACCGAATTTGCCGGACCGTCCGATCTGACGATTGCATACGACAACACCACAAATCCCGACTATCCGGTGTTCAAGGTCCTGGGTGGTGGCAGCGTTACTGATCCCGCCAACTATGCGCTCGACACCATCAAGAATGCGACGGAAAATTCACGCGACCGCGAATGGTCCTACGCGCTCAATGCCGCAACGCCGCTTCACCTTGCGGCTGACGACGAACTCAAGATCGGCGGCAAGCTGCGCTATCGCGAAAAGATCTCTGCGCCCTATGCCGGCAAGTACGCGTATGACGGCGCGACGCTGCTCCTGAGCGATGCGGCCTCCGGCTCCGCGGTTACCAATTTCTACAACACCGGAACGAACATCGGGCCCAATATCGATACCGGCCAGATGACCAAGCTGTTCAACGGCAGCGGCACGGCTCTCAGCCTCGATACGGGCAGCTACTTCGACGACACCGAGAACATCGCGGCGGCCTACATCCAGTACCGGGCCTCCATTGGCAAACTCGGGATCCTGACCGGCGTCCGCTATGAACATACCAAGGCGATCTATCGCGGCATTGGCGATTCGATCATGAACGGGGCGGTGCAGACAGGTCCGCTTTCCACCCCGCACAGCTACGACAACGTCTTCCCCACGCTGCAGTTGCGCTATCAGGCCATGCCCAACCTGATCGCCCGCGCGACCTACTCCACCGGCATCGCCCGCCCCGGCTTCTATCAGACGCTTCAGGCAACCAGCATCGATGTCGGCGGCGGCGTGGTATCGACCGGGAACCCCGATCTGAAGCCCATGTATGGCCACAGCTTCGACGCCAGCCTGGAATACTACCTGCCCGATAGCGGCATCATTTCGGTCGGTGCCTTCGACAAGGAGATCAAGAGCTTCATCGTCACCCGCGCGGTGCGGGGCAGCTATCCGGGTATCACCGGAACCGCGTTGATCCAGACTTACGAAAATGTCTCTGGTGCCTATGCCCGGGGGATCGAAGCCAACTTCGTCGACAAATTCACGGGATTGCCTGGCCTGCTGGGCGGGCTTGGCATCGACGCCAATCTGACTTACGTGTCCTCTGCGGTAGCGCTGCGCGACGGCGAAGGAAGCGTGGCCATGCCCGGCACTATTCCCTGGTCATGGAATGCCGCTGTCTTCTATGAGCGCGGCCCGGTCCAGCTCCGGCTATCCTCGCAATTCGAAAGCACAGTGCTATTCGGTGTCAGCGACAGCCGGGCGACCGACGTGTTTCAGGACAGCCGCTACACCCTGGATTTCAACGGCAGCTATGACTTCAGCAAGAACGTGCAGTTCTACGCCAATGCGAAGAACCTCACCAATGCACCGCTTCGCTTCTACGAAGGAACGCCCAACCGCCCGATCCAGCGGGAATTCTATGATGTGACGCTGGAAGGCGGTGTGAAATTGCGGTTCTGA
- a CDS encoding YncE family protein: MVRPIDDEGEHSLMRIHPLTASYAGLALLMATAAAASTTPAVTGHIAGPDGGWDYASVDPAHDRLYVARSTSVTVIDLPKGKALPSIGAIAHSHAVVPLPGTSTLMVTSGHDDSVRFLDTRSGRELGRTAVGKDPDGAFYSASLKLAVVMNAKAGTVSEIDPKAMKVVRTITLKPGLEYPQQGPGSSLFANNEDENELETADLATGKPGKSIALTGCEAPSGLAYDARSGMLISACDNGKAAVVDARSRKLVKLLDIGQGPDAVILDAARRKAYIPCGRDGTLSIIALDGARAPRVTGAVKTEPGARTGALDPRTGKLYLPTAKWGAAPAGQRPKPVPGTFHVLVVSLS; encoded by the coding sequence ATGGTCCGGCCCATTGACGACGAGGGAGAACACAGTCTCATGCGCATCCATCCTCTTACTGCATCTTACGCAGGTCTCGCGTTGCTGATGGCCACCGCCGCTGCAGCATCCACGACTCCAGCGGTCACCGGCCATATCGCCGGCCCGGACGGCGGCTGGGACTACGCCAGCGTTGATCCGGCGCATGACAGGCTGTACGTGGCCCGTTCCACGAGCGTCACTGTCATCGACTTGCCCAAAGGCAAGGCTCTCCCCTCGATAGGCGCGATTGCCCATAGTCATGCCGTCGTGCCGCTTCCCGGGACGTCCACGCTCATGGTGACCAGCGGCCATGATGATAGCGTGCGCTTTCTGGACACCCGGTCGGGGCGGGAACTGGGCCGGACTGCAGTAGGCAAGGATCCCGACGGCGCGTTCTATTCCGCCAGTCTCAAACTGGCCGTCGTCATGAACGCCAAAGCCGGGACGGTGTCCGAAATCGACCCGAAGGCCATGAAGGTCGTGCGTACCATTACACTCAAGCCGGGCTTGGAATATCCGCAGCAGGGGCCGGGATCTTCGCTGTTTGCGAACAACGAGGACGAGAATGAGCTGGAAACGGCCGATCTCGCCACCGGCAAGCCCGGGAAATCGATCGCCCTGACCGGCTGTGAAGCGCCATCCGGCCTTGCCTATGATGCCAGGTCCGGAATGCTCATCAGCGCCTGCGACAACGGCAAGGCGGCGGTGGTCGATGCAAGATCCCGCAAGCTCGTGAAGCTGCTCGACATCGGCCAGGGACCGGATGCGGTCATTCTCGATGCGGCCCGTCGCAAGGCCTATATTCCTTGTGGACGGGACGGAACGCTCAGCATTATTGCCCTTGATGGCGCGCGGGCGCCTCGCGTGACGGGAGCGGTGAAGACCGAGCCAGGCGCACGCACCGGCGCGCTCGATCCGCGTACCGGAAAACTCTATCTGCCGACCGCGAAATGGGGCGCGGCTCCCGCCGGGCAGCGACCAAAGCCGGTGCCCGGGACATTTCACGTCCTCGTAGTCTCCCTCTCCTAA
- a CDS encoding response regulator transcription factor — protein sequence MLVVEDDLRTRELVRECLEGKAQTTLVATCAEALHAAGEREFDVAIVDRMLPDIDGIEVVTELRRRGSQTPILLLTALGSVNDRVRGLDAGADDYLVKPFAQTELLARVAALYRRPLLGARTTQISVRDIDIDLLGRRVRRAGQTVHLQPREFDLLALLAQHAGRPVTRKMFLEQVWCIHYDPTTNIVESHISRLRSKLKRGFKDDPIETIQNVGYRMRESA from the coding sequence GTGCTTGTCGTTGAGGATGATCTGCGAACGCGGGAACTTGTCCGCGAGTGCCTGGAAGGTAAGGCGCAAACGACACTGGTCGCGACCTGCGCCGAGGCGCTGCATGCGGCGGGGGAGCGCGAATTCGACGTGGCCATCGTTGATCGCATGCTTCCGGACATCGACGGGATCGAAGTCGTGACGGAACTGCGCCGCAGAGGTTCGCAGACCCCGATCCTGCTGCTTACCGCGCTGGGTTCCGTCAATGATCGTGTACGCGGCCTCGATGCCGGAGCGGATGACTATCTGGTCAAACCTTTCGCCCAGACAGAACTTCTCGCGCGAGTCGCCGCCTTGTATCGCCGCCCGCTGCTCGGCGCGCGCACCACCCAGATCTCCGTGCGAGATATCGACATCGACCTTCTCGGCCGCCGGGTGCGACGTGCGGGCCAGACCGTGCATCTCCAGCCCCGCGAGTTTGATCTTCTCGCCCTGCTTGCGCAACATGCGGGCCGTCCGGTGACGCGCAAGATGTTCCTCGAACAGGTCTGGTGCATTCACTATGATCCGACGACCAATATCGTCGAAAGCCATATCAGCCGACTGCGCTCGAAACTGAAGCGCGGCTTCAAGGATGATCCGATCGAGACCATTCAAAATGTGGGATACCGGATGCGCGAAAGTGCCTAG